In Pangasianodon hypophthalmus isolate fPanHyp1 chromosome 1, fPanHyp1.pri, whole genome shotgun sequence, the genomic window gttgttgttttttttaattcattcacaTAAATGTTCTCGTATTAAACCATTTTATGACATTGGTGAAGTAACTATTCTACATCGAAAATGAGAAGTTTACGgtttaattacacacttttatacaaagtacaaagtgttccaaaagtctccatacagcaaaatgtcttccaaaacttttcatacttagtttatatgatatatatatatatatattttttttagatagtctttaatttagtttagtttattcatttataaagcacatttaaaaacaactgaagtTGAAACCAAAGTGGTGTACAAGTAGTATGAAGCAAATCTATACACaagaaacatttaacaatacaaaatacctAAAGACAGATGGACATTTTCCAGGCTCAGACTgaattaaaagataaagaataaaagtctTCAAAGAGGATTTGAATATATCACTAGAGGAGGATGATCTTGTATGAAAAGGGAGACTATTCCAGAGCCTGGGACTGAGAAAGCCTTTGGTTTTGGAACGTGAACGTGGCACTGAAATGAATAATTGACTTGATGATTGAAGAGATCTTGAGGCAGTTtcagaatgcctttgacaaaagaagaaggtattgaaatcattctcacagcctttaacaggaaacatggcgatcacatcacacacacacacacacacacacacacacacacacacacaacaatgaagTGTTGCAGAAACCGACCGAGAAGCGAACGTTCAAGAAAGAAGATCCACTGAGGAAGACACAACTGACGTGGAGCTGGAAAACACACTCCCCTGTGTGTGGAGACTTTCGGGACACGCTGTAGATTATTCTGTTCAGACTTTTCATTAGAATCATTTAATAAGAACTTcattattaacatattttgCACTTTGTTACTGAACTTTCATTTCCTCCAGCGTTTTAAAAACAGATCTGTGGTTGATCATTTCCACTCTCTCACAGCATTAGTAGGATCCCAGGAGGAGCATGTGTGATGAGCTACAGCTCCAGTAAACTGTGTTAATTTCAATGCTTATATCTGGCCCTGAGAGATTTTAGTTAAAAAAGCGTTTCAGACTCGTACCTTGGTAACTCCAGTAACGGTGTAGGCGTGACCCTCCACTATACCGTTGGGAAGCTCTGTATTAGCAGAAGTGGCCTGAAAAAGTACATGGTGCAAAGACAGTATGAGTGGAGTGAGTGttaattaagtgtgtgtgtcccaCATCACATAAtaggtgtgtatctgtgtgtgtattgtaatcAGAATGTTATGGGTTGcatgaatattaatttttactCTTCAAAAATGTAGTCAACTATTCATCTTTtccaaaatttaaacaaaatcgTTTAGGGATGTGATTGGTTTTTAGGCTGTTTTGTTTGTGCAGTAAATGCTTTTTTTAGACTGTGCTTTCAACAacagaatgaaataaatcaaaataaaataatacaattgtgtatcatattacactgTTTAAGGACGATTCTCAAAATGCACTCGTGTGGATGAGCTGGAGGCTCGGCTGAAATCGCGGATTAGCCGAGAGCGCAGTGCGGCACGGAAACTCCTCATACCTTACTGATGATAAAATTCTAGCTTAATGATGGATGTGATGTCCAGAGCTTCGTCTGGGGGATTTTAACGCCATGTTCAACTCTGGCCTCAGCAGCGTCCAATATCAAGTCACGATCGGTCTCTTTGAGCCGTCACGTGGCTCTAAACTAATCGAATCGGATCTTGTTTGGGCTCATACACATCGTCACTTAATGCAAAGTGACTTCAAAGTATTAACAATCCATTaaggcaaaagaaaaataattccCAGCTTAGATTTGTGTAGAATCAGCTTCATCTAGTATGAAAGTCTTTCAGAATAGAAATTGAGTCTGTGACTGTACatgtaatattttgttaaatgtgtattgagtgtgtatacatgtgtgtgtgtgtgtgtgtgtgtgtgtgtgtttaccccTGGGTGTGATCCACAGCCCATACATGAGTGGTTTTTTTCTGCTCGTCGCATGATATCCCAGTGCTCCGGATGATCCGCCttcagtgtgagtgttataTACACTCCTCCAGTGAAATCACGCAGAGCCTCAGATATCAAACCACCATGAAGATCTGCATAGGAgccacacactctatacacacacacacacacacacacacacacacacacacaccaaaacctCCATGGAGATCTGTACAGGAGCCACACACTACAGTATTTCAGCCCATGAATGTGAACAAATGAATGTGACGTACTTGGCGTAGGCTTTCTCCAGCAGCGCAGGCCAGAACTCATTGCGAGTTTTGCAGTGAACGAAGATCAGTTGTCCATCGATTGTGGGTAATTTATCATCTATCACAACATCCACCCACTTCCCAAACCTCCAGATCTGAAAAGAAGTACAACAAAAttgaaattataattataaaagtgCTGGTACGCTTCAATTCTGCAatgcctatctatctatctatctatctatctatctatctatctatctatctagtagtctgtccaaaaaaaaacaaaaaacagctgcCCCAGGGAAAGGGAAGTGAGGAAGCTTTAAAGTAGAGAGGAACAGTCCTGAAGTTTTGGTTTCTAAAAGTGATGGTACTCTTCAATTCTGCAatgcctatctatctatctatctatctatttatctatctatctatctatctatctatctatctatctatccaacaGTGTTTTCTAGATAGCTAAGAGAACAAGTAATGCAGTtacagttctgtgtaaaagtcttagacacatgcaaagaaatgctgtagagtaaagacgccttcaaaaataatggaattaaatgtttctacattaaataaaatcctataaagagcagtaaacagtaataaaagaaacaaagtcaatatttggtgatgatccttcgctgtaaataaataaaacagtatctgaggtgctgtttgtgcagttttataaggaaatgagctggaagtgttactgagcatcttgcagaagcagccacagttcttctggagactttgactgtcgactcgcttcttatttctgcagcgaaacccagcagccttcattatgtttttatctgaaaagtgtctcttatggaatctgctgctttctttactgacatacaaacatttttctgcgacatttcattttgtgccggaaaactaatgtttggaatctaaaaaggttttgtactgaatcaataatgtagtttgtactaaaaaaaataacagggtgccaagacttttgcacagtgctgtatattcTGTTACAACCTGATCCTGCAATGatgttataattataaatcaGATCAGGCAATGAAATAATTGatctgaaaaaaatgcaatatgcaTTTGCTGTGTTAATTATACCGTGTTTATTATTGCATGGTATTGTGTATTAATGAGCAGTTAGTGGTGtaggattgattgattgatataCACACCCTAAAATGAAATATTCCAGCGTAATCCCTTCTGAACGACTGGCCTGCAGGGATGATCTGATCCATAATGCTTGGCTGAAACGTAATCGCGCCGATCGCAGCCAGAAACCAGcagtttcctaaaaaaaaatttacaaataaatcccaGAGAAATTCAGAAGACTAGCAAACCAGGAATCACTGTAGAATATCACAtacacaagaaataaaaaaaataaccatatAATAGATTAGACTGAGGAAAAACAAAGCGATGGGGGTTAATCAGAAGGAAGGGATTTGGTCTGTTACAGTGAGGAACAGCTAGAGTACAGGAAACAGAGAAAACATAATGCTCTCTGACATCCATAAAGGTTAATTAATCTCCTTTATACCActgtactgttgaattctgatttctgattggtcagaaggtgttgattagttttctacaacagcagctctgacagtagtaattgagtagtagcagctcattcacagggacgtgtacagcggatgctccacataaacagattaaaaaatgtgtgtaattgttgttatggtgaagttttctgtaatgagatgtttatttatcatttatggaaggagtctccagtgtcagcgctttgtaacagtcagaggtaaagctgtaactttaagctttacgacatcttcaggacagaggagtttacgcttctttgcggtttctcagtaacatgaggaACAAACtgcgtttatttttttgtcttattaacatgaagagagagaataaagagaggctggtgagggaatgagtgtttatagctgctataacgtaagtgacaacaggaactaacttgttttgtgaaccTAAGACTCACCAAGCTCTCCCTGGGCAAGGTCAAACCTCGACTCGTCACCTACAACAAGATGAGGATCAGACACCATTTTCTGTAAAGaggaaaagcagaaataaatcACATGCACATTTCATTAATATCTGATATCAAGTGCAcaagaaatgcaaaaaatgttaCTGGTGAAATCAAACTTCTAAGATTTTGTTTggatgtactttttttttgcagatattgAAATCCCTGACAGAATCTTGGGATAAAATGGTAAGAAAGTAATAGTACACCTCAGAAATGTGTAGTTGAGAATTTCAAGATGGACAGCTATGAGCCAGCAGAATGTATCTCGAGCACAAAAGTGATATGATCAGTTTGCTTTTTCACTTATCTTGAAGTCATTTGACACCATTTTGCTTTCACTGACGTCACATGAAAAcaagtttgttcattttttttgttttttgttttcggATGGCTTGGTCCTTACTACCTGCTCAAAACCATGAAGGCCATTAAAAGAGTAAAGTGAGGAAACTAGTGCAGCAGTTCAAAAGGTCTTTAGGTCAAAATGTTGCTGCATATGCACATATGTATGGTTTAAAGTTACACTGTGTAAGTAGCCTGtctaaaaataaagaagaatagtctgtccaaaaaaaaaaaaaaaaacagctgaccCAGGGAAAGGGAAGTGAAGAATCTTTACAGTAGAGAGGAACAGTCCTGTAGTTTTGGTCTCTAAAAGTGATGGTACTCTACGATTCTGCAatgactatctatctatctatctatctatctgtttactGCTCAAAATATTCTAGCAAAGTATCTTGAGTTTTTGTTAACTCTACCTCTAAACCCTGGAACaatggaaaacactgaaatcagTCCTTTGAACTGAGGGACACCACTGATAAGAGCCTTTAACTCACTGCCTTTTACAGTTTTCAGTGATGCCACTGGGCCTCTGTGACGCTCATACAACTTTTCAGCACTTTATAGAAAAAGGTTAAGAGAAATATAAGAGTTTGTAGCCaattatttagatatttagacaCAATTCATGGGTCGACGAAactttcattcatccatcagtACTCACAAAATTGAAAAAGGTTTTCAGTCCCATAAATTACAATTTACTTTATGTTGAATAACACTTtctttgaattattattattattattattattattgttattgttattattatcatgtttAAGCCTAACCCACCGTTGGTCTTTTCCACTCCACTCTTGCCATGTCCGAGTCAGACAGCAGGCCTTCACCGATGGAGCTCTCATTTGGCAGAAATTTATCATCAAGGAATCTTGCTTTATGTTGAACAAAATCTCTGTGGAGCTCTTCATAATTCTGCCCCAAAAATCTTGCGGCGTTGGAGTGAGGTCCTGCTGCATCCATCAAATCCTCTTCCTTCACTAAATCATGAGGCATTATGGGATTCTtgtttttaggggaaaaaaaataatttttattagtttagGTTTGATGGGTATAGAAAAAAAGGCTTATTCAAGGAAAAAAAGTTAACAATTAACAACGTGTAAAAAGTATTCCATTATAATATTGTTAAACTTCTCACATCTACACACAatttaaaggttaaataatACTAAACATGTTTCTGAAGCTTTTTTAATCATGCTAAACACTTCCATAATAACAGTGTTTTGATTGTTCTGCTGTCACTTTAACTTGCAAATAATAGTTCTGGGTATTTTACCTGCTGTAAGGTTATGCAAATGACGATGATGCAACGTTACCTGAAATGAAACGGTGTGAGACGAGCTTTCAAAAGCAGCAGACATCACTGTGTTTACGGTTCAGTGACATACGCTAACGGACGTTTAACTCCTTTGACCAAACATTTTACAGCTATTTCTctctagaaataaaattataagttACTGATTACATTTATATGTGAACACGTGTTTTCTGCCATAATCTTTTACAGACTGGATGATCATAGAATTACGCAATATGTAGGAAAGTAAAGGATCTGTGTACACGGAGTTCGACCAATCAGAAAGCAGCGTTATGGTTTCATGCCTCTAAATACTAGCGGTGTATCAGTGTAGCAACTTCACGCTTCCATATAAGGTATGATTTCGATTCGTAAGGCAACGATTCGCTATTTGATCTGCTACAGTACGATATGGTACGATTTGATAAAGTAGTCTCTGATCGATATGGGACCCACTTTGTTCAGAAACTGGGacatgattaattcattaataatgttGACAGAGAGAAGGAGTATTTTTGAGTATCAGAGTTACAGACAAATCACCTCACTAACCTATTCAATTATTTACagttgtttgtcattttttcccttttgttcTGATTATGTAACTGCTATTGTCCAGGCTCACAATAACACCTGCCTGTTATTGTctagtgtgtgtttgcacaagtgtgtgtgtgtgtgtgtgtgtgtgtggatgtgtgcgAGGGTTTACAACAAAACCTGTTTTCAGTGCTTAGGAATGTGTAGTTATTAATTACACAGCTATGTGTAAAATGTctagtatgagtgtgtgcattattaattattaaaattgttgCCCTAATGGCTTACTTCTGTAGATATTGGATCTTTTGTGGTGATGAGAACAACATTTCCAAAAACTGTTTTccataaagcactcatttacaTTCTGTTTACTTCCTTCCATAAAAGCAACACTGAAGCCGAACCTGACTCTAGCCagagagaatgaaatgaaatgctcTTACCTGAGAATCACAGGTACGTCTGAAAGTGTGCTGAGAGTGATCCTGAGGTCGGAACAGTTAGAGAGGGCTGACCTTGACTCTTATAGCGCTAATGACGAAACGCAGGAATTCTCCCGAGACCTGACCCAGAGGGACGTCTCGTACTGACAGAACAGGTGAGACGAGTCCTGATGAGACCTGCTGAGCTGGAAGACTCTACAATCCCAAATGCCATGAAGTTTACTTACTGAGCACGCAATGAAGCGCTTTCTGTAGCacaacaggaacaggaagtgatgccTCACGTgttaagaggggaaaaaaatgacataagtGACAGCAAAAGACACGGACATAAATAACATCTCAGAAATGGTCATTAATGATAGACACGATGTTTCTGTATAGTTCTGAGTTACTGATAGGTTTATTAGTAACATATTCAAGTCTGAAAAGGGAGTAAAAATGGCAAAAAGTGAGGAAAGTGtggaaattaattaatgtttgtgAATATGTTGTGATGTATAATAGTTAAAGAGCCTAAAGTAAACCGGTTTAATGTAATGCTACAGTTTATTGCTGGGAAATAAGATGCACATTAGAACATTAGAAGCAGAAAGACTTCTGAAGATCGAATGGCTTGATTGTGTGATAAAATAtcagtgattttaaaaacacacaatgttcAGCGTTGTGTTTAAAATGCACTCCTTCGACTCGGTATTTGTTGGTCTGGAATTTGTTGGTTATTTCCGTGTGACAGAGTGTCCTGACATCATCAATCACAGGTtcatccataaataaataaacaaataaataagtggTTGTTAACTTACCTTGAAAAACACGCATGGTTTTATTCTCACTCTCTGGATTTATTTACAGAGTTTCTGAAATGTCTTCGCTACACTTCTGTACCGGACGGTGCGCTGTGCGCTAGCTCTACTAGCTTTAGGAGGTTTTACACACAGATGCAGATGGAGAAAAATGCTCATATAGTCCAGGGTTCTAACGAATGTTCATCTTCTGCttgatatttaaataataatgaaattaaacaaaattctaaaactaaATAGGAGAGAAGCTAAAAGTAATGATGAATTGAACAAACTCATTTGGAATATTTGTGTACAGTAGATCTTATAGTTCTTATAGTTCTTATAGTTCTTATAGAGAGGAACTGAGTCAACATCAATAACTAACAGCAATGTTCAGCTCTGTTACActgctctctctccttctctctcgctctctctctctttctctctctctccttctctctcgctctctctctctttctctctgtccctctctctctctgtcccccccccgctctttctctctctctctccttttctctccctcccactctctctctctctctgtccccccctcgctctctctctctttctctctccttctctctcgttctctctctctctgtccccccctcgctctctctctctttctctctccttctctctcgttctctctctctctgttcctcccccctctctctctctctctctccttctctctctctctctccttctctctctctctgtcccccccactctctctctttctctctctctttctctctcgttctctctctctctgttcctcccccccctctctctctctctctccttctccctctctctctctctctctctctctgtctctctctgttcctccacCCTCTcgctctcccccccccccctctgcctctctctgtccctccccccgtccctccctccctctctctctctctctctctctttctctctgtctctgtctctagtGCAAACGATGTACATAAATTAAGGACAATATAAAGGcaatatatacagaataattgaaaaaagaaggataaaatgagtaaaattacagaataaaagtgaatttactAATAAAggtaagaaaaatataaaacaatgtcactctcttcctccctccctccgtctctctgtctcttcctctgtccctgtgtctccctctctctttctctctccctctatctccttctgtctttctctctgtctctctctcacccccccacttctctctttctctccctctccctctccctctccctctgtcctacactaacacactgtgtAAAAGTACCTTTTCTTGCGTGGTTTCAA contains:
- the LOC113524634 gene encoding calpain-1 catalytic subunit-like isoform X1, encoding MPHDLVKEEDLMDAAGPHSNAARFLGQNYEELHRDFVQHKARFLDDKFLPNESSIGEGLLSDSDMARVEWKRPTKMVSDPHLVVGDESRFDLAQGELGNCWFLAAIGAITFQPSIMDQIIPAGQSFRRDYAGIFHFRIWRFGKWVDVVIDDKLPTIDGQLIFVHCKTRNEFWPALLEKAYAKVCGSYADLHGGLISEALRDFTGGVYITLTLKADHPEHWDIMRRAEKNHSCMGCGSHPGATSANTELPNGIVEGHAYTVTGVTKVMSEGEPVKLVRLLNPWGHKEWNGDWSDRSPLWGSVNPEECTKLLQNKDDGEFWMSMQDFCRSFASVDICCQSPVFLDGSSETSWMTVTYEGRWDEKTAGGSMENKKSFWMNPQYQVKIPAIETDGADSQGLNLLVSLMQKPTSRHRCLVKNHPIGFSVFAVPPELKDQKEFPAPFFSSSAPVVQSKIRSNTREVMAFWRLKPGHYLVVPFTQKPNEIGSFVLTLHSKRKPH
- the LOC113524634 gene encoding calpain-1 catalytic subunit-like isoform X2, producing MPHDLVKEEDLMDAAGPHSNAARFLGQNYEELHRDFVQHKARFLDDKFLPNESSIGEGLLSDSDMARVEWKRPTKMVSDPHLVVGDESRFDLAQGELGNCWFLAAIGAITFQPSIMDQIIPAGQSFRRDYAGIFHFRIWRFGKWVDVVIDDKLPTIDGQLIFVHCKTRNEFWPALLEKAYAKVCGSYADLHGGLISEALRDFTGGVYITLTLKADHPEHWDIMRRAEKNHSCMGCGSHPGATSANTELPNGIVEGHAYTVTGVTKVMSEGEPVKLVRLLNPWGHKEWNGDWSDRSPLWGSVNPEECTKLLQNKDDGEFWMSMQDFCRSFASVDICCQSPVFLDGSSETSWMTVTYEGRWDEKTAGGSMENKKSFWMNPQYQVKIPAIETDGADSQGLNLLVSLMQKPTSRHRCLVKNHPIGFSVFALKDQKEFPAPFFSSSAPVVQSKIRSNTREVMAFWRLKPGHYLVVPFTQKPNEIGSFVLTLHSKRKPH